Within the bacterium genome, the region CCTCGGTGTAGCCGCCGATCTCGATGCGCGAGCCGGCGTCGATCTGCGAGACGCCGAAGCCCAGGATCTCGCGCCGCAGCGCCGCCGGCTCCCGGGCGGTCAGGATCATCCCGGCGTAGGGCACCGACAGGCGCAGGACGGCGACCAGCCGCTTGAAGTCGGCGTCGCTCACGAAGGGCGCGCCCGCGAAATCGACGCCGCTCGCGGGCTGCAGCCGCGGGAAGCTCAGGGTGTGCGGGCCGACGCCGTAGCGCTCCCGCAGGTGGCGGGCGTGGGCCACCAGGCCCAGCACGTCGAAGCGCCAGTCCGTCAGGCCGAACAGCGCGCCGATCCCGAAGTCGTCGCAGCCCGCCTCGAAGGCCCGGTTCGGGCTGTCCAGCCGGAAATCGTAGTCGCCCTTGAAGGTGCGCGCGGGGTGGTAGCGGGCGTACGTCTCGCGGTGGTACGTCTCCTGGAACACCTGGTAGGTGCCGATGCCCGCCTCGTGGACGGTGCGGAAGCCCGCGACGTCCAGGGGCGCGGCGTTGATGTTCACGCGCCGGATCTCGCCGTGGCCGGTCCTGACCGCCGCGACGCGCCGCACCGTGTCGGCGATGAACTCCGGCGTGTAGCGCGGGTGCTCGCCGAAGACCAGGATCAGGCGCTTGTGCCCGCTGCGCTCCAGGGCGGCGACCTGGGCCTCGACCTCGACCGGGGAGAGCGTGCGGCGCACCGAGTCGGGGTTGCTCGCGCGGAAGGCGCAGTAGCCGCAGTCGTTCACGCAGAGGTTGCCGATGTAGAGCGGGGCGAACAGCACGATGCGCCGGCCGTACACGTCGCGCTTGAGCCGGCGCGCCGCGTCGAAGATCTCCTCGACCAGTTCCGGCGCCTCGGCGCGCAGCAGCACGGCCGCCTCGTCCGGGGCGAGGGGCTCCTTCGCCAGGCTCCTGGCCAGCACGTCGCGCACCCGGGCGGCGTCCGGCGCTCCCGCCCCGATCAGCCGCCGGAAGCCGGCCTCGTCGACGAAGTCCGCGAAGCCGGCGCTCAGGGCGCGCTGCGGCGGGCGGCCGTCGGCGGGGCGGGACGCGCTCATGGCTCCGTTCCCTCCGGCGCGGCGGCGAGCGTCACGGTGAAGGTCGTGCCGACGTCCGGCTCGCTCGTCACCGCCACGGCGCCGCCGTACAGCTCGGCGAGCTTGCGCAGGATCGAGAGGCCCAGGCCGGAGCCCTCGATCCCCTTGGTCTTCTCGTTCTTGATGCGCACGAATTCGCCGAACAGGCGGGCCACGTCCGCGGGCGCCATGCCGACGCCGGTGTCGCGCACCTCGATCTCGACGCCGCCGTCGCCCGCGGGCCGGACGGTCAGGTCGACGCGGCCGCCGTCGCGGTTGTACTTCACGGCGTTGGTCAGCAGGTTGTTGAAGATGATGCCCAGCTCGCCGCGGTCGGCCCGCATGGGCAGGGCCTCCGGCGCGTGCAGTTCCGTGGCGATGCCGCGGGCGGCGGCGGCGGCGGTCACGCCCTCCAGGCCGCAGCGCGCCTCCTCCACGACGTCGACCGCCGCGAGGTCGCGGCGCTTCTGGCCCGACTCGAGGCGCGTGAGGTCCAGCAGGTCGACGATCATGCGGCGCATGCCGTCGATGCGGACCAGCGCGCGCTCGACCGGCCGGTCGTAGGCGGCGAGCTCGTCGCCCAGGGCGCGGTCCTGGACCATGCGCAGGTACGAATCGACGACGCCGAGCGGGGCCTTCAGCTCGTGGGCCAGGACGCGGATGAACTGGAAGCGGACCTGCCGCTTCTCTTCGGCCAGGGCCAGGGCGCGGCGGTGCGCCAGGACCGTGCGCGAGGCCTTCTCCACGACGGACTTGAGCTCGTCGGGCGTGAACGGCTTGGCCAGGAAGTCGAAGGCCCCGTTCTTGGTGGCGCTGACGGCGACCTCCAGCGAGGCGTAGGCCGTGACCATGACCGTCACCACGTCGATCCCGCGGCTGCGGATCTCGTCGAGCACCTCGAGCCCCGTGCGGTCGGGCAGCTTGTAGTCCAGCAGCAGCAGGTCCCAGGGAGCGGCCGCGAGCTGCGCCAGGGCCCCGCCGGCGTCGGCGGCGGTCTCGACCTCGAAGCGCACCTCGACGCCCAGCTCCGGCAGGGACTGCGCGTGGCGCGACAGCACGCGGGCGGCGCCCAGCCGCATCCCGGGTTCGTCGTCGACGATCAGCACCCGCAGCGTCTCGACGGTCACGGCTGCACCAGCCGGGCGATCTCGGCCGCGAGCTGCTCGAAGCGGATGTCCTTGTCCAGCACCGCGTCGGCCTTCACCCAGCGGCGCATCTCCGCGGTGGCGGCGTCGAAGGTGTAGCCGGTCTCGTGCGCCACGCCGGTCACTAAGATAACCGGAGTCTGGGGGCTCTTCTTCTTCATGAGGTGGGCCAGCACGAAGCCGCTGTCGTGGTGCTCCATCATCAGGTCGAAGATGCAGAGGTCGGGCGCGGCGGCGGCGATGAGGGCCTCCCCCTCGGCCTGGCTCTCGCCGGCGAGGACCCGGAAGCCGAGCCGCTCCAGGAAGAGCCGGATCTGCTCCAGGACGTCGGGATCGTCGTCGACGACCAGGGCGGTGCGCCCGGCGTAGCTGCGGTCGTGTGCGTCGGTCATGCCGGTTCTCCCTTGGCGGCGCGCGGCAGGGTCACGACGAAGGTCGTGCCGGTGGGCCCCTCGCGGGGGTCCGCGTTCGAGAAGACCTGGACCTGCCCCTGGTGCATCTTGACGATGCCGTAGGAGACGGCCAGGCCGAGGCCCGTGCCCTTGCCGATCTGCTTGGTGGTGAACAGTGGTTCGAAGATCTTCTTGATGATCTCGCGGGGGATGCCGGTCCCGGTGTCGACGACCCGCAGCGTCACGCGCTCGGCGTCGCCCTCGGTGACGACCCGCAGGCGGCCGCCGACGGGCATGGCCTCGACCGCGTTGACGGCCAGGTTGGTGAGCACCTGGACGATCTGGTCGCCGTCGAGATCGGCGTAGGGGTCGTCGAGGCGGTGCTCGACGGTCAGCTCGACGCCCGGGGGCGTGATGACCGCCTTGAGCGCGCGGTCGACCAGCTCCGGCACGTGGACGCGGCGGCGCACGACCTTGCTCTTGCGGGCGAAGTTCAGCAGGCCGCCGACCACCTTCTTGCAGCGATCGGCCTGCTCCACGATCATCAGCAGGTCCTCGCGCAGCGGCGAGCCGGCCGGCGCCTCGTCCAGCAGCATGTTGGCGTAGAGCAGGACCACGCCCAGCGGGTTGTTCACCTCGTGCGCGATGCCGGCCGAGAGCTGGCCCATGCTGGCGAGCTTCTCGGCGTTGATCAGCGCCTGCTGGGTGCTGGCCAGCTCGCGGTGGGACACGTTGATCTCGTCGAGGGAATCCTTGAGGCGCTCGATGGTGTGGGGCAGGCACATCTCGTTCTCGGCCATGCCCGTGTGGATGGCCACGGCGTGCTCGCGGCACGTGCGGTAGCCGCAGGCGCCGCAGTCCAGCTCGTCCTCGGGCGTGGACTTGCCCAGGCGCTCCATGATCGCGGACAGCTCGCGCGGCGACGGCTGCGACATGCGCGTGTCGTGGGGGGCGTAGACCGCCTTCAGGTCGAGGCTGGCGAACTCCTCCAGCTCGGCGCGGCGCCGCTCCCCGCTCGGGACCCAGAGCCGCTCGCGCACGTAGCTGCTGACCGCGGTGCGCCGCCGGAACAGCGGCGCCCGGGTGGTCATGCCCGCGCCCATGATGCAGCCCTTGCACGACAGCAGCTCCAGCAGCTGCACGTCCAGCACGCCGTCGCGGAACTCGTCGATCGCCTCCATGAACGTGTCGGGGCCGGTCCCGGCCACGACCTCGTTGCCGAGCAGGTCCTCGGTCAGGCCGGCCGCCTGCAGCAGGCCGCGGCTGATGGGGAACAGCGCGCCCAGCCCCGGCGCGGGCCCGTCGAAGTCCGAGGGCTCGCACTGCGACGGGTCGATCCCGGCCTCGGACAGGAAGCGGTGCAGCTCGGCGAAGGTCAGCGCCGCCTCGACGTCGCCGGCGATCCCCTCGCGCACGGCCTCGACCTTCTTGGCGATGCAGGGGCCGATGAAGACCACAGCCAGGTCGTCGCCGTGGCGGCGGCGCAGGGCGCGGGCGGTGGCGACCATGGGCGAGACCACCGGCGCCAGGTTGGGCACCAGTTCGGGCTCGAACTTCTCCACGTAGGAGACGATGGCGGGGCAGGTCGTCGCGATGTAGCGGCGGCCGGGGTGGCGGCTGATCAGCTCGGCGTAGCGGCGGGCGACCAGGTCGGCGCCGAAGGCGACCTCGCAGACCAGGTCGAAGCCGAGCGCGCGCAGCGCGGCCACGACCCGCCCGTGCGTGAGGTCGAGGAACTCGGCCGGGAAGCTCGGCGCGACGGCCGCCGCCACCGGGCGCGGCCCGGCCAGCAGGCGGCGCACGTCGTCGATCGAGCCGGCCACCTGCTTGGCGTTGCGGCGGCAGACCTTCACGCAGTTGCCGCAGCCGATGCAGCGCTCGGCCACCACCTCGGCCTGGCCGCCGGTGATGCGGATGGCCTTGGCGGGGCAGTCGCGCACGCAGGTGTAGCACAGGCGGCACCGCTCGGGGATCGTGGCGACGAGCTGCTGGCCGGCATCCATGTCAGACCGCCCCGTCCCGGGCGTGGTAGGTCGTGTGCAGCAGCTCGTGGCTGCGCGCGCCCAGGGGCGCGCCCAGCACCTCGTCGTAGAGCTCCTGCACGTGGCGGTTGCGGTGCGACAGGCGCACCGGCTCGCTGCGGTCGATGCGGTAGAGGCCCTCCAGCCGGCCCAGGATCGCGCCGGGGTCGGCCCGCAGCGGCTGGCCGCCGCCGCCGATGCAGCCGCCGGGGCAGGTCATGACCTCGATGAAGTGCAGGTCGTCGCGGCCGGCGCGGATCTCCTCGATCAGGCGCCGGGCCCGGCCCAGGCCGCTGACCACCGCGACGCCCAGCTCGACGTCGTCCAGCTTCACGCGGGCCTCCTTCACGCCCTCCAGGCCGCGGACCGCGCTGACGGTCAGGTGGTACATCTCGCGGCCGGTGACCAGCCAGTGCGCCGTGCGCAGGGCGGCCTCCATGACGCCGCCGGTGCCGCCGAACAGCTTGCCGGCCGTGCTGCGCTCGCCCAGGGGCAGGTCGGGGGCGCCCGGCGTCATCCGCGCCAGGTCCAGCCCGTGCACGCGGATCAGCCGGGCCAGCTCGCGCGTGGTCAGCACGGCGTCGACGTCGGGGATCTCGTGGGCGTCGCCCATCTCCGGGCGCTGCGCCTCGAACTTCTTGGCGACGCAGGGCATGACCGCCACGCTGAAGATCCGCCGCGGGTCGAGCCCCTCGCGCGCGGCCCAGACCCGCTTCACCACGGCGCCCATCATCTGCTGGGGGCTCTTGCAGGTGGACAGGTTGGGCAGCAGGTCGGGGTAGGACTGCTCGACGAACTTGATCCAGCCGGGCGAGCAGCTCGTGAACATCGGCAGCCGGCCGCCGCCCTTCAGGCGGCTCACCAGCTCCGAAGCCTCCTCCATGATCGTGAGATCGGCGGCGAAGGACGTGTCGAAGACGCGGGCGAACCCGAGCCGGCGCAGGGCCGTGACCATCAGGGCCTCGACGTCGGCGCCGGGCTCGAGGCCGAACTCCTCGGCCAGGCTCACCGAGACCGCCGGGGCGTGCTGCACCACGACCGTGACGGCCGGGTCGTCGAGCGCGTCCTGGACCTCCTTCAGGTGGCTCTTCTCGTGCAGCGCGCCGGTCGGGCAGACCATGACGCACTGGCCGCAGTTGATGCAGGTCGAGACGTTCAGGCCCCGCTCGAAGGCCGGCGCCACGAGGGTCCGGCTGCCGCGGCGGACGAAGTCGATGGCGGCGACCCCCATGACCTCCTCGCAGACGCGCACGCACTTGCCGCAGAGGATGCACTTGGCCGGGTCGCGCACCAGCGAGGGGCTCGAGACGTCCGCGTGGTGGTCGTTCTTGGCCGTCACGAACCGCCGCTCGCGCACGCCGTAGCGCCGGGCGAGGTCCTGCAGCTCGCACTCCCCCTGCCGCACGCAGTACAGGCAGTCGTCGGGGTGGTTGGCCAGCAGCAGCTCGACGATCGTCTTGCGGGCCCGCGTGGCCGACTGCGAGTTCGTCTCCACGCTCATGCCGGGCTCGACCGGGCACGAGCAGCTGGGCACCAGCCCGCGCCCGCGCACGTCCACCACGCAGATCCGGCAGGCCCCCGACGGGGCGAGGTCGGGCAGGTGGCACAGCGTCGGCACGTCCACGCCGGCGTGCCGGCAGACGTCGAGCAGGGTCTCGCCGCGCCGGGCCTCGGCGGGTCGGCCGTTCACCTCGATGCGGAACGTCTCGGTCGCGCTCATCAGGAAACCTCCACCGCGTCGAACTTGCAGGCCTCGAGGCAGGCGCCGCAGGCGATGCACTTCTCGTGGACGATCAGGTGCGGCTGCTTCTTGCCGCCGACGATGGCGCCGGCCGGGCAGGCCCGCGCGCACAGCGTGCAGCCCTTGCACAGCTCGGTGTCGATGTCGAAGGTCAGCAGGTCGCGGCAGACCTTGGCGGGGCAGCGGCGCTCGTAGATGTGCGCCTCGTACTCCTCGGGGAACCAGCGCATCGTGCTGAGCACGGGGTTGGGGGCGGTCATGCCCAGCCCGCAGAGGCTGGTCTCGCGGATGACCTC harbors:
- the hydG gene encoding [FeFe] hydrogenase H-cluster radical SAM maturase HydG encodes the protein MSASRPADGRPPQRALSAGFADFVDEAGFRRLIGAGAPDAARVRDVLARSLAKEPLAPDEAAVLLRAEAPELVEEIFDAARRLKRDVYGRRIVLFAPLYIGNLCVNDCGYCAFRASNPDSVRRTLSPVEVEAQVAALERSGHKRLILVFGEHPRYTPEFIADTVRRVAAVRTGHGEIRRVNINAAPLDVAGFRTVHEAGIGTYQVFQETYHRETYARYHPARTFKGDYDFRLDSPNRAFEAGCDDFGIGALFGLTDWRFDVLGLVAHARHLRERYGVGPHTLSFPRLQPASGVDFAGAPFVSDADFKRLVAVLRLSVPYAGMILTAREPAALRREILGFGVSQIDAGSRIEIGGYTEAGDAQVMDREQFALSDLRPLDEVLRQLLEDGHVPSFCTACYRMGRTGEHFMEYAIPGFIERFCTPNALVTLTEYLQDYASPPTREAGRRLVERELAAFPEGAAKESLRRRLQATRDGAHDL
- a CDS encoding ATP-binding protein, with the protein product MTVETLRVLIVDDEPGMRLGAARVLSRHAQSLPELGVEVRFEVETAADAGGALAQLAAAPWDLLLLDYKLPDRTGLEVLDEIRSRGIDVVTVMVTAYASLEVAVSATKNGAFDFLAKPFTPDELKSVVEKASRTVLAHRRALALAEEKRQVRFQFIRVLAHELKAPLGVVDSYLRMVQDRALGDELAAYDRPVERALVRIDGMRRMIVDLLDLTRLESGQKRRDLAAVDVVEEARCGLEGVTAAAAARGIATELHAPEALPMRADRGELGIIFNNLLTNAVKYNRDGGRVDLTVRPAGDGGVEIEVRDTGVGMAPADVARLFGEFVRIKNEKTKGIEGSGLGLSILRKLAELYGGAVAVTSEPDVGTTFTVTLAAAPEGTEP
- a CDS encoding response regulator; the encoded protein is MTDAHDRSYAGRTALVVDDDPDVLEQIRLFLERLGFRVLAGESQAEGEALIAAAAPDLCIFDLMMEHHDSGFVLAHLMKKKSPQTPVILVTGVAHETGYTFDAATAEMRRWVKADAVLDKDIRFEQLAAEIARLVQP
- a CDS encoding [Fe-Fe] hydrogenase large subunit C-terminal domain-containing protein translates to MDAGQQLVATIPERCRLCYTCVRDCPAKAIRITGGQAEVVAERCIGCGNCVKVCRRNAKQVAGSIDDVRRLLAGPRPVAAAVAPSFPAEFLDLTHGRVVAALRALGFDLVCEVAFGADLVARRYAELISRHPGRRYIATTCPAIVSYVEKFEPELVPNLAPVVSPMVATARALRRRHGDDLAVVFIGPCIAKKVEAVREGIAGDVEAALTFAELHRFLSEAGIDPSQCEPSDFDGPAPGLGALFPISRGLLQAAGLTEDLLGNEVVAGTGPDTFMEAIDEFRDGVLDVQLLELLSCKGCIMGAGMTTRAPLFRRRTAVSSYVRERLWVPSGERRRAELEEFASLDLKAVYAPHDTRMSQPSPRELSAIMERLGKSTPEDELDCGACGYRTCREHAVAIHTGMAENEMCLPHTIERLKDSLDEINVSHRELASTQQALINAEKLASMGQLSAGIAHEVNNPLGVVLLYANMLLDEAPAGSPLREDLLMIVEQADRCKKVVGGLLNFARKSKVVRRRVHVPELVDRALKAVITPPGVELTVEHRLDDPYADLDGDQIVQVLTNLAVNAVEAMPVGGRLRVVTEGDAERVTLRVVDTGTGIPREIIKKIFEPLFTTKQIGKGTGLGLAVSYGIVKMHQGQVQVFSNADPREGPTGTTFVVTLPRAAKGEPA
- a CDS encoding NADH-dependent [FeFe] hydrogenase, group A6, whose amino-acid sequence is MSATETFRIEVNGRPAEARRGETLLDVCRHAGVDVPTLCHLPDLAPSGACRICVVDVRGRGLVPSCSCPVEPGMSVETNSQSATRARKTIVELLLANHPDDCLYCVRQGECELQDLARRYGVRERRFVTAKNDHHADVSSPSLVRDPAKCILCGKCVRVCEEVMGVAAIDFVRRGSRTLVAPAFERGLNVSTCINCGQCVMVCPTGALHEKSHLKEVQDALDDPAVTVVVQHAPAVSVSLAEEFGLEPGADVEALMVTALRRLGFARVFDTSFAADLTIMEEASELVSRLKGGGRLPMFTSCSPGWIKFVEQSYPDLLPNLSTCKSPQQMMGAVVKRVWAAREGLDPRRIFSVAVMPCVAKKFEAQRPEMGDAHEIPDVDAVLTTRELARLIRVHGLDLARMTPGAPDLPLGERSTAGKLFGGTGGVMEAALRTAHWLVTGREMYHLTVSAVRGLEGVKEARVKLDDVELGVAVVSGLGRARRLIEEIRAGRDDLHFIEVMTCPGGCIGGGGQPLRADPGAILGRLEGLYRIDRSEPVRLSHRNRHVQELYDEVLGAPLGARSHELLHTTYHARDGAV